Within the Longimicrobiaceae bacterium genome, the region GAGCGCGGGGACGACGAGGGAGTTCTCACCCTCGTATGCCTCAAATGCGGCCAGGAGTATTACTTTTCGGACGGTTCTCCCCCCGATGGCATGACCTGCGAGAAGTGCGGCAACGGGGTCTTCCGCGACTTCTACACCCACCAGGTGGGTGACGAAGCGTCGGACGATTTCGAGGACGAGACCGCCCGCGACATGAACCCCGATGATCCCGAAGGGGATACCCTGCCGGGCGACGTACTGGATCTGAACCTTGATTGAACCGCTCGCGGCCACGCCGATGCCCCGCGAGCAGCGGACGGATTCGATGGCCACACCCCTCTTTGTCGGGTGCGCGGTAGCGCTCGTGACTCCATTCAGGCGGGACGGGATCGACGAGGACTGTCTCGCCGAGCTGGTCCGCTTCCACCTGCGCGAGCGTACCGACGCGCTGGTGGTCAACGGCAGCACCGGCGAGGCGGCGACGATGTCGCCCGACGAGCAGCGCCGCGTGGCTGAGGTGGCGGTGAGCGCGACCGGCGGGCAGATCCCGGTGATCGTTGGTGCGGGTGGAGCTGACACGGCGGCCGTGTCGCGCCTGGCGCGGGCTGCTCGCGCGGCGGGCGCGGATGGACTGCTGCTCTCCCCTCCGCCGTACAGCAAGCCACCGCAGCGCGGAATCGTCGCACACTATCGGGCGGTGATGGACGCGGCCGACCTTCCTACCATCATCTACAACATTCCGGGCCGCACGGCGTGCAATATCCTCCCCGAGACGATCGAGGAGATCGCCAGCGACCCGCGGGTGGTCGGGGTCAAGGAGGCGAGCGGCGATATCGCGCAGATCGCGGAGTTGCTGCGTCGGGTGGGTGATCGCCTCGCGGTGTACTCCGGCAACGACGATCAGGTGGTGCCGGTGATGTCTCTGGGGGGCAAGGGTGTGATCTCCGTACTCGCCAACATCGCCCCCGCGGATGCCTCGCGGCTCGCCCACAGCTACCTCGATGGTCAGCTCGACGCCGCCCGCGATCTCCAGCTACGCTACCTGCCGCTGATCCGCACTCTGTTCCGTGAGGCCAATCCGATCGTGGTTAAGGCAGCGGTGCGAGCGCTCGGCTTCAACGTGGGAGAGGTCCGCCTCCCCCTGGTCCCGGTCTCCGAGGAGGTCCGCCGGGAACTGTTGGAGCAGATGCGCGCTGCGGGCCTCCCCGTGGCGGAAGAGGGGGTTTGATGTCGCTGAAGCTGGTGCTGAGCGGCGCGACGGGACGGATGGGCACCGCCCTGCGACGGCTGATCGAAGCGGACTCGGAGCTGGAGCTGGTGGGAGGGATCGATCGGGCCGACGCAGCGGAGCGTGTCGGAGGCGTCCGCGTAGCCCCGCTGGCCTCCTCCGCCGATCTCATCCGCCAGGCTGACGCCGTGATCGATTTCTCGGCGCCAGCGTTCCTGGGCTCGCTGCTGCGCGAGCATTCGGAGTCGCTCGCGGGGAAGGCTCTGCTCGTGGGTACCACCGGCCTGGGCGACGCGGAACGCTCGCTCCTGCAGGCGCAGGCGGAACGCGGCCCGGTGCTGGTGGCCGCCAACTTCAGCGTCGCGGTGAACCTCGTGCTGATCCTGGCCGAGCAGGCCGCTCGGGTTCTCGGCCCCGAGTACGACGTGGAGATCGTGGAGGCGCACCATCGCCGCAAGGAGGACGCGCCGAGCGGCACAGCACTGGCTCTCGGTGAAGCGGTCGCGCGCGGCCGCTCGGTCGAACTGGGCTCGGTGCGCCGCGATGGGCGAAGTGGTCGACCCGGGGCACGGCCGGCGGGGGAGATCGGCTTTCACGCCATCCGCGGGGGCGACCTGATCGGCGAGCACGACGTCATGTTCATCGGTGAGCTCGACCGGCTCACGCTTTCCCATCACGCCGCCGACCGCTCGCTCTTCGCGGCGGGGGCGCTACGTGCCGCCCGCTGGCTGGTCGGCCGCCCTGCCGGGCAATACTCCATGCAAGACGTGCTCGGCCTCGGCTGAATGTGGCTGAATCCGGCGGCGAATCCCCGAACCTACCGTACCCGACCGTGGACGATCTCGCGGTGTGGCTCGGGATGAGTCCCGAGCTGGCGGAGGCGCTGCAACTCGACCTGCTGGGCCGCCTGGTGCTCGCGGCCCTGCTCGGAGGCCTCATCGGTCTGGAGCGAGAGATCCAGGCAAAGCCCGCCGGTCTACGCACCAACCTGCTCATCTGCATGGGGGCGGCTCTGTTGATGGAGGTTTCCGTGCGGGTGGGGGCCAACGTCACGGGTGGCGCGCGGTTGCCCGGTGGCGACGTGATCGGGGATCCGGGGCGAATTGCCGCGCAGATCGTCTCGGGGATCGGCTTCCTGGGCGCGGGGACCATCCTGCAATCGCGCGGCAGCATCACCGGCCTCACCACCGCAGCGACCATCTGGGTGGTTGCTGCGATCGGCATGGCGGTAGGAGCGCACGCCTACGTCGAGGCGATCGGAAGCGCCGTGCTGGTGGTAGTCACTCTCGTGGGGCTGGGCTGGCTCGAGGAGGCCCTGATCCGCCGACAGCGCGCCCAACGGTACGCGGTCACGATTGAGCCGTCCCAGGATCTCATTCGAGCTCTCGAGGAGCGGCTGGCGCAATCCGGCCTGCGTATCGAGTCGCAGTCGTACGAGCGCACGGCGGAGGGCGTCGAAATCTCTCTCGAGCTCTACGGACCCTCCAGGGAGCACGACGCGCTGATTCGCGAGCTGGCGACGAAAGCCGGCGTTCTGAGGGCGCGGCGGGAATCCTGAGCCGCGGATCTCGCCGGCGTGATGCCCGGCCATCGGAGGGCGCTATTTGGCATATCTCCTGCTCGTCGTATTACAGTTCCTTGGTCTCGGGCTGATCGTCTTCGGCCTCCCCGGCTTGTGGGTGGAGGTCGCGGCCCTCATCGGCTACGCGTGGCTCACCGATTTCCGCACGGTCGGAGCTGTCGCCATCCTCGCGGTGTTGGGGATGGCGTTGCTCGCGGAGCTGGCCGAGCTGGTGCTCGGCGCTCGCTTCGCCAGGAAGTATGGTGGAGGCCGGAGGGCGGCCTGGGGGGCGGTCCTCGGTGGGATCGTGGGTGCGGTGGTCGGCCTTCCGCTGCCCCTGATCGGTAGCGTGGTGGGAGCCATGGTGGGCTCGTTTCTCGGCGCCTTCCTGCTCGAGCTTACCCGGCGGAAGGGCGCCGCGCCCGCGCTGCGGGTGGGTTGGGGTGCACTGCTCGGCTGGTGCACGGCCATCGCGCTGAAGGTCGGAGTGGGAATGGTGATCCTCGTCTTCACCCTGGCGACGGCTCTCCGATAGGCGGACTGCGCCGCCGTTCGGGCGAATCGATCCTTCCAGAAAGCGTCCGCACCGATGTCCACCAACGAAGAGCTCGTGACCGTGGAGGAAGGCAAATACGTCTACTGCATCATCAAGAGCCCCAAGCCCCGGGAGTTCGGGCAGATCGGCATTGGTGAGGGGACGAACAACGTCTATACCGTTCACTACGGCGAGCTCGCGGCGGTGGTGAGTGACACGCCGATCCGCATCTACGATCCCACCCGCGAGAACGTGCTGGCGCACGAGTTCGTCAACGAGACGGTGATGCGCGAGTACACGGTGATCCCGATGAGCTTCGGGACGCTGTTCCGCACGGAGGAGGATATCGTCGAACTGCTGAAGTCTACCTATCAGGCCTTCGACGACGTCCTCGAGAAGATGAAGGACAAGATCGAGTTCGGCCTGAAGGTGCTGTGGGACCGGGAGAAGGTCATCGCCACCATCGAGGAGGAGAACGAAGAGATTCGCCGCCTCAAGGACGAGATCAATCGCAGCGCTCAGAGCTCGACCTACTTCGCCCGCATGCAGCTCGGCCGACTCATCGAGGCTGCCCTCGAGGAGGCCGGCAACCGCTACGTACGCGATATCCACGACGCCCTGAAGCCCGCCGCCGTCGCCTCCCGCTCCAACAAGCCGATCGGCGACCGCATGATCCTGAACGCCGCCTTCCTCGTCGAGCGCGACCGCGAGAAGGCTTTCGACGAGGCGGTGAAGGAGATCTCCCTGCGCTACGAGGACCTGCTCACCTTCAAATACACCGGCCCCTGGCCACCGTACAACTTCGTCAATATCAAGCTGAAGCTGGAGAAGGCGAGCGGGTGACGACGATTTTGAATTTTTGAATTCCTGATTCCCAATTCCTGACTGCGAATTACGAATTAGTGTGGGGTTGGCGCCCAGACGTTGCATTCAGGCGAAACTGTCTGGCGCAGCGCATGCGAAACCGGTCTCACAGCCATTTCATTTCCGACTCGCCTTCAATCCGTAATTCGTAATTCGTAATTCAAACGCTCCGCTGCGCTGCCATGGGCTTGCTCAAGCACCTCCTCTTCTGGCCGGTTACCGGGCCGGAGTTCCTCGTGAAGTTCGCGCTGGACAAGGTCCACGGGACGGTGCGCGAGGAGCTGACCAACGACGAGGCGGTGAAGGAGGAGCTGCTGGCGCTGCAGATGCGCCTTGAGCTGGGGGAGATCGACGAGACTGAGTACCTCCGCCAGGAGGGACTCCTCATGGAACGCCTGCGCGAGGTGCGCCGCTGGCGCGAGGAGTTCGGTATGGGAACCGCCGGAGGGCCCGTCAGGGTAGCCCGGGATAATTATTAATTACGAATTACGAATTACGCGCCTTGCCATCTTCCGTGCTACCGCGGCCATCCTCGGTCCGACTCCTGCCTTCCAAAGCGAATCCAACGATGCGGCGGTGGCGGGCTACACACACGATGACAAAGGTAAGTGATTCATAATTCAAATTCGTAATTCGTAATTCGTAATTTGTAATTTGTAATTTTTCAGACCCGATACAAAATTCAAAATTCAAAATTACCTGGTCTGCGGTAAGGGCGGCGTCGGCAAGACGACCGTGGCCGCGGCGCTGGCGGTGGAGCGGGCGGACGCGGGGGAGCGGGTGCTGGTGGTGTCGGTCGATCCGGCGCATTCGCTGGGAGATGCGCTGGGGGTGCGACTCGGGCCGGAACCCACCGCCGTCCCCGGAGTGCGCGGGCTCTCCGCGCTCGAAGTCGACGCCGAGCTGGAGCGGCGGCGCTTTCTCGCGTCGCACCGCGGCGCCCTCCTCGCCCTGCTGGACCGCGGGACCTACCTCGACGCGCAGGACGCTGCCGAACTGGTGGAGCTGACCGTCCCGGGGATGGACGAGTTGGCGGCCCTCTTCCGTCTTCGCGAGCTAATGTCTGGCGGTGAGACGATCATCGTAGACACCGCACCCACCGGTCACACCCTCCGCCTTCTCGATCTCCCCGACCTCGCCAACGCCTGGCTCCAGGCACTGCAGGCGCTCGAGTCCCGCAGCCGGGCGGTCAGCACCGCCCTGGTGGGAGCGTACCAGCCGGACGAGGCCTCGGCGCTGCTGGATCAGCTCGGGCGCGAGCTGACGGAACTGTCCGCGCTGCTGAAGGATCCCGACCGCACGCGCTGCATCCTGGTCACCGGCCGCGAGCCGATGATCCTGGCGGAGACGCTGAGGCTGCAGGAAGAGCTCGCCCGCCGACACATCGCCGTGGAAGCCGTTGTCGTGAATCGCTCGACGCCCGCTTCCGCTCGGATCCACCGGGACGTGCCGGTCTTCTTCGTACCGCCGCTGTCCGAACCCCCTGTCGGGGTGGATTTCCTGCGCGCCTTCGCAGCGCTCCTGCATCAGGATGCTCAGCAACAGGGTGCTCGGGAAGTGCGCGGGAACGCCCCTCTGGCGCGTTCGAGCCTCCATCTGGGCAGCCCGTTCACGCCCCCGCTCGATCGCTCCCTCTATTTCGTGGCCGGCAAGGGCGGGGTGGGGAAGACGACCACCGCGGCCGCCCTGGCCGTCCGTCTGAGTGAGGCGGGAAAGAACGTCCTCCTGCTGGGCGTCGACCCGGCCGGCTCTCTCGGCGACGTTCTCGGGACCGCTGCGGAGGGGGCGGAGTCGCTGCGGCTGGGAGAGCGGCTGGTGGCGCGGCAGCTCGATGCGCACTCCACCTGGGAGGCCTTCCGCGCGGAGTACGAGCAGGAAGCGAAGCGGGTCTTCGCCGCCCTCAGCCCGGGACCGGATCACTCCGGGATCTCCCGCCTCGTGGACCTCGCACCCCCGGGGATCGACGAGCTGTCAGCGCTCGTGGAAGTGGTTGACGCAACGGAAGATCGCCCCTATGATGCCGTCGTCGTGGACTGCGCCCCGAGCGGTCATTTTCTGCGTCTCATGGAGCTTCCCCGGGTGGCCCTGAAGTGGACGCACCAGGCAATGCGGCTGCTGCTGAAGTACCGCGAGGTGGTACCGCCGGGCGGCCTGGGGGAGCGCCTGTTGCGTCTGGCCCGCTCGCTCCGGGTGTTCGAGGGAAGGCTTCGGGACGTCGACCGCACGTGGCTGCTGATCGTCGCGCTCCCCGAGCCACTGAGCGTGGCCGAGAGCGGTCGCCTGTTTACCCGTCTCGGGGAGTTGGGGATCCGGCCGGGGGCGCTCGTCGTCAACCGGCTCTTCGCGCCCGGAACGGCGACGGCGGAGATCCGTAACGACCACGCTGCCGAGCTCTGCCGGCTGGCGGGGGCAACTCCCGTCTTCGCCGCTCCGGCGCTCCCCGAGGGGCCGCGCGGAGTGCACGCGCTGTCTCGGCTGGCGGCCGGCTGGGTCGGTCTGAACAGAGTGCAGGACTGAGGTCGGATCCCCACCCTGGAGGCCTGTGACCGAAGCGATGGAGAACGCGCTGGTCTATCTCTACGGCATCGTACCGGCCGAGGCACCGGAGCCGCCGGAGGATCTCCTGGGGCTGGAAGGGAAGCCCGTGAAGTTGCTGTGCGAAGGGCCCCTGGCCGCGGTCGTGGGGGAGGTCCCGGAGGAGGAGTACTCGGACGAGGTCCTGAACGAGCGGCTCGGCGACCTCGCCTGGGTGGGTGAGCGGGGGATCGCCCACGAGCGGGTGCTGGATTGGTACGCCGAGCGCGGCCCGGTCATTCCGCTGAGCCTCTTCTCCCTCCATCGTGACCTCGATCGGGTCCGTGCGCGGCTCCTGGCGGAGGCGGATCGCGTCCTCCCGCTTCTCGAGCGGCTGCGCGGGCGACGGGAATGGCAGGTGAGGATCTGGCGGCGGGATGCGCGCGTCGCTGAGAGCCTGGAGGAGCTCTCGCCCACGCTGAAGGCGCTGTCCACCGAGATCGAGACTGCCCCGCCGGGGCGCCGCTACCTCCTGCGGAAGAAGCGTGATGCGGCGCGAGCCGAGGAGCTGCGCCGCGTCTCGGAGCGGGTGGCGCACCTCGTCTATGCCGAGCTCGCTAAAATCGCGGAGCGCGAGTGCCTGGTCCCGCGGCCGCACGGCGCGCCGGATTCGGGTCGCGTCCTCGCGCTGGACAGCGCCTGGCTCGTCCCCGAGGAGGTATACCCCGCCTTCCAGCAGCGCCTGGGCGAGCTCGCCGGGGAGTTCCAACCCAACGGCTTCGAGTTCGAGTTCACCGGTCCCTGGCCGCCGTATCACTTCACCGACGTCGATGACGACTGAGGCGGGGAGCCCCCAAGGACGTGACGATCCGCTCGCGCGGGAGATCGACCTCTGGGAGGGAAGCCTGGCCAGCAACGAGCCGCACTCGCTGGTCGACCTCATCAACCGGGTCCTTGACAAGGGGGTCGTCATCACCGGCGATGTGACCATCTCGGTGGCAGGAGTCGACCTCGTCTACCTCGGTCTCAGCGCCGTGCTCACCTCCGTTTCCACGGTGCGGCGGCGCGCTCTCGCCCCGGCGGGCGACGGCGTCGCGGAGCAGGCAAAGCCGGACTCCGAGGTGGAGTGATCACCCTCTTCTGCATCCGCCGCGCGGGTGAAGCCTCGCCGCCACCCGGTCTGTCTGTCCCGGAAGGAGGACCCGTGCGCCTTATCGAGGCAGGTGAGCTCGGCGCCTGGGTTTGCGACGGTGAGCTCCCCAGGCACCTCGACGAGGTCCGGGCCCACGACGCCGTCGTGCGCGCCGCGCTGCGCTCTTCTACTCCCCTCCCGGTTCGTTTCGGGACGACATTTGCGGACGAAGAGGCACTCCGCCGCTCGTTACAGGAGCGGAGGGAGGAGTTACTCGCGGGTCTCCGGCGGGTGGAGGGAAAGGTGGAGATGGGGATCCGGGTGGAGTGGTTGGAGCGAGATCCTCGGGCAGAGCGGCCGGATCGCTCGACCGAGGCGACCGGCGGGAGGCAGTACCTGGAGGCGCGGCGGCGTGAGCTGATGGCGGCCGAGGAGCGACGTTTGCGGGCGGTCGCCCTGCTCGAAGCGGTGGAGCGGCGCATCGGGGTCGACGCCGCGGAGTCGCTCCAGCGGCCGCTCCCCGCGCCGGGGGTGGCGGGGGTCATGGCACATCTGGTGCAACGACAAGGAGTTGCACACTATCGAGCCCGGGTGGAAGAGGTGCGATCGGATTTCCCCGAGGTGACCCTCCACGTGACCGGACCCTGGGCTCCCTATTCGTTCGTATGACCGATTCAGCGGAGCGTGCCGAGCAGGAGGGGACCGGCGGGTCCGAAGAGCGCAGGCGGCAGCTGGCGACCGAGCTCGCGGCGATCGCGGATGCGCTGCCGTCCCGCATCGATCTCGATCCTACTGCGGTGGAGCGGGACCTTTCTCGCCTGGTCCTGACGCTGGTGGAGCTGCTGCGCCGGGTGGTCGAGCACCAGGCGATCCAGCGGATGGATGACCCGGATCTGACGGAGGAACAGGTCGAGAGAATGGGTACAGCGCTGTGGCGCCTCGAGCAGAAAATGCGCGAAATCAAGCAGGTGTTCGGCCTTGCGGACGAAGAGTTGAACATCGATCTTGGCCCTCTTGGCAGGGTCCTCTGACCTTTTCCCCTGTAATCACTTGCCTGAATACGCGCCGCTGTCACCGACGCGCTCCCAGGGGCTGGTCGATGTCCTGGATCGGATCCTGGACAAAGGCCTCGTCATTGCGGGAGACATCAAGATCAATCTCGCCAATGTCGAGCTGCTCACCGTCCAGGTTCGACTGCTCGTCTGTTCCATCGACAAAGCCGAAGAGATTGGCCTGAACTGGTGGAAGTTCGATCCGGCGCTTTCGCTTTCCGGCAGTACGCACGGCCTGCTGGCAGAAAACCGGGAGCTGCGTGCCCGGATCCAGCAGCTGGAAGAGCGGCTCGACCGTCTGGGCACCGGGGCCGATGCTCCACAGAGCCGCCCGCCGGCGGATTGAGGAAGTCGCAGGTGGGCGCCTCCCCAGCGGAGCGCCCTCTTTCACACATCCCGGGATAGGCAAGCGATGGCCGTAGAAAGAGCACCTGGCGGCACCAGTCTGATCGATGTACTGGACCGTGTGCTGGATAAGGGGATCGTGATCGACGCGTATGTGCGCGTCTCACTGGTGGGGATCGATCTGGTGACCGTCGAGGCCAGGGTGGTCGTCGCATCGATCGAAACGTATCTGAAATACTCCGAGGCAGTCGGGCTGATGCCGCCGCGCACCGGGCGCGAGCTCGGCGCGGGCTCAGCCATGCAGAGCGAGATGGATCGCCTCTCCGCTGAGAACGCTGCCCTGCGGAGACAGCTGGAGGACCTGAGCTGAGACTGTGACCCCACCCGCACACCGCGTCGGCGATGAGGAATTGCTCGGGCGGTTGAGTCGGGCCCG harbors:
- a CDS encoding TRC40/GET3/ArsA family transport-energizing ATPase, giving the protein MVCGKGGVGKTTVAAALAVERADAGERVLVVSVDPAHSLGDALGVRLGPEPTAVPGVRGLSALEVDAELERRRFLASHRGALLALLDRGTYLDAQDAAELVELTVPGMDELAALFRLRELMSGGETIIVDTAPTGHTLRLLDLPDLANAWLQALQALESRSRAVSTALVGAYQPDEASALLDQLGRELTELSALLKDPDRTRCILVTGREPMILAETLRLQEELARRHIAVEAVVVNRSTPASARIHRDVPVFFVPPLSEPPVGVDFLRAFAALLHQDAQQQGAREVRGNAPLARSSLHLGSPFTPPLDRSLYFVAGKGGVGKTTTAAALAVRLSEAGKNVLLLGVDPAGSLGDVLGTAAEGAESLRLGERLVARQLDAHSTWEAFRAEYEQEAKRVFAALSPGPDHSGISRLVDLAPPGIDELSALVEVVDATEDRPYDAVVVDCAPSGHFLRLMELPRVALKWTHQAMRLLLKYREVVPPGGLGERLLRLARSLRVFEGRLRDVDRTWLLIVALPEPLSVAESGRLFTRLGELGIRPGALVVNRLFAPGTATAEIRNDHAAELCRLAGATPVFAAPALPEGPRGVHALSRLAAGWVGLNRVQD
- the gvpA gene encoding gas vesicle structural protein GvpA produces the protein MAVERAPGGTSLIDVLDRVLDKGIVIDAYVRVSLVGIDLVTVEARVVVASIETYLKYSEAVGLMPPRTGRELGAGSAMQSEMDRLSAENAALRRQLEDLS
- a CDS encoding gas vesicle protein yields the protein MTTEAGSPQGRDDPLAREIDLWEGSLASNEPHSLVDLINRVLDKGVVITGDVTISVAGVDLVYLGLSAVLTSVSTVRRRALAPAGDGVAEQAKPDSEVE
- the dapB gene encoding 4-hydroxy-tetrahydrodipicolinate reductase, whose protein sequence is MSLKLVLSGATGRMGTALRRLIEADSELELVGGIDRADAAERVGGVRVAPLASSADLIRQADAVIDFSAPAFLGSLLREHSESLAGKALLVGTTGLGDAERSLLQAQAERGPVLVAANFSVAVNLVLILAEQAARVLGPEYDVEIVEAHHRRKEDAPSGTALALGEAVARGRSVELGSVRRDGRSGRPGARPAGEIGFHAIRGGDLIGEHDVMFIGELDRLTLSHHAADRSLFAAGALRAARWLVGRPAGQYSMQDVLGLG
- a CDS encoding gas vesicle protein, whose protein sequence is MALLAGSSDLFPCNHLPEYAPLSPTRSQGLVDVLDRILDKGLVIAGDIKINLANVELLTVQVRLLVCSIDKAEEIGLNWWKFDPALSLSGSTHGLLAENRELRARIQQLEERLDRLGTGADAPQSRPPAD
- a CDS encoding MgtC/SapB family protein translates to MDDLAVWLGMSPELAEALQLDLLGRLVLAALLGGLIGLEREIQAKPAGLRTNLLICMGAALLMEVSVRVGANVTGGARLPGGDVIGDPGRIAAQIVSGIGFLGAGTILQSRGSITGLTTAATIWVVAAIGMAVGAHAYVEAIGSAVLVVVTLVGLGWLEEALIRRQRAQRYAVTIEPSQDLIRALEERLAQSGLRIESQSYERTAEGVEISLELYGPSREHDALIRELATKAGVLRARRES
- a CDS encoding GvpL/GvpF family gas vesicle protein, with translation MITLFCIRRAGEASPPPGLSVPEGGPVRLIEAGELGAWVCDGELPRHLDEVRAHDAVVRAALRSSTPLPVRFGTTFADEEALRRSLQERREELLAGLRRVEGKVEMGIRVEWLERDPRAERPDRSTEATGGRQYLEARRRELMAAEERRLRAVALLEAVERRIGVDAAESLQRPLPAPGVAGVMAHLVQRQGVAHYRARVEEVRSDFPEVTLHVTGPWAPYSFV
- a CDS encoding gas vesicle protein K, with the protein product MTDSAERAEQEGTGGSEERRRQLATELAAIADALPSRIDLDPTAVERDLSRLVLTLVELLRRVVEHQAIQRMDDPDLTEEQVERMGTALWRLEQKMREIKQVFGLADEELNIDLGPLGRVL
- a CDS encoding DUF456 domain-containing protein, translated to MAYLLLVVLQFLGLGLIVFGLPGLWVEVAALIGYAWLTDFRTVGAVAILAVLGMALLAELAELVLGARFARKYGGGRRAAWGAVLGGIVGAVVGLPLPLIGSVVGAMVGSFLGAFLLELTRRKGAAPALRVGWGALLGWCTAIALKVGVGMVILVFTLATALR
- a CDS encoding gas vesicle protein GvpG, yielding MGLLKHLLFWPVTGPEFLVKFALDKVHGTVREELTNDEAVKEELLALQMRLELGEIDETEYLRQEGLLMERLREVRRWREEFGMGTAGGPVRVARDNY
- the dapA gene encoding 4-hydroxy-tetrahydrodipicolinate synthase is translated as MIEPLAATPMPREQRTDSMATPLFVGCAVALVTPFRRDGIDEDCLAELVRFHLRERTDALVVNGSTGEAATMSPDEQRRVAEVAVSATGGQIPVIVGAGGADTAAVSRLARAARAAGADGLLLSPPPYSKPPQRGIVAHYRAVMDAADLPTIIYNIPGRTACNILPETIEEIASDPRVVGVKEASGDIAQIAELLRRVGDRLAVYSGNDDQVVPVMSLGGKGVISVLANIAPADASRLAHSYLDGQLDAARDLQLRYLPLIRTLFREANPIVVKAAVRALGFNVGEVRLPLVPVSEEVRRELLEQMRAAGLPVAEEGV
- a CDS encoding GvpL/GvpF family gas vesicle protein; the protein is MTEAMENALVYLYGIVPAEAPEPPEDLLGLEGKPVKLLCEGPLAAVVGEVPEEEYSDEVLNERLGDLAWVGERGIAHERVLDWYAERGPVIPLSLFSLHRDLDRVRARLLAEADRVLPLLERLRGRREWQVRIWRRDARVAESLEELSPTLKALSTEIETAPPGRRYLLRKKRDAARAEELRRVSERVAHLVYAELAKIAERECLVPRPHGAPDSGRVLALDSAWLVPEEVYPAFQQRLGELAGEFQPNGFEFEFTGPWPPYHFTDVDDD
- a CDS encoding GvpL/GvpF family gas vesicle protein, coding for MSTNEELVTVEEGKYVYCIIKSPKPREFGQIGIGEGTNNVYTVHYGELAAVVSDTPIRIYDPTRENVLAHEFVNETVMREYTVIPMSFGTLFRTEEDIVELLKSTYQAFDDVLEKMKDKIEFGLKVLWDREKVIATIEEENEEIRRLKDEINRSAQSSTYFARMQLGRLIEAALEEAGNRYVRDIHDALKPAAVASRSNKPIGDRMILNAAFLVERDREKAFDEAVKEISLRYEDLLTFKYTGPWPPYNFVNIKLKLEKASG